From the Anaerolineae bacterium genome, the window TTTTTACCTGGCTGCTGATACCTCGACTCAAGAAATTCTTTATACAGAAACCTTTGCCGGCAACACGGTGGGGGATTATCAAAAGCGCACCTTCTCCTTTCCGTCAATTACTAACTCCGCGGGATGTACCTTTTTTTTCTTTCTCTCTTCCCCAACTGCCACTCCCGATAAGGCCATTACGGCCAGGGGTTATTCCAGTTCACCCATTGATTATTATCCAAACGGCAGCGCTTTTGTGGGAGAGTTGGAGAATCTGCAACAGTTCCAGGCCGATTTTGCCTTTAAGGCTACCTGTGACCTTAGTTTGGCTGAAAAGATACAGGCCGTATTTACTAAATTTTGAGAAGCCGGTTTTCCCGGCTATTGTCTCGTTCCCAAACTGAATTTGGGAACGAGAAGAAGAACCTGTCCTCAATTTTGGTTGTTGGCCGATTCTGTTTCAAGAAAATTATTTTTCATCAGCCATTGGAACAATGTTTCCGCCGCCACCCGATTGCCCTCAACAGTCCAATGTCCTTCGCCAATAAAATACAAGGGGACGCGGGCGTTAGCGGCTGAGTAGTCAACCATGGGAGTAGTCAAATCAAGATAGGCTATATCGTGGCGATCAAAAAACTCGGCCAGCCGGTGATTGGGACGGTCAACTTGCGCTTCGGCCAGGGTGGGATTGTCTCTTAAAAAAATTTCCCACTCTGCCGGTGACAGCACCGCCAACTGGACGACCGGCCAGGGACTAATGAGGGCTATGGCAAACCGGGCGCCATCGGCCTCAACTTCTTGTTGTAATTGGACCAAGGTGGCCTGGGTAATTTGATACGCTTGCTCTAACTCAAATTCCTCGTGGGGCAAGTAGAGCGCCGTATAGAAAAGGGGATAGTTTTGTCCAAATTGTTCACGGGGCCAATGGGCCACGAGGAGCGGTTCGATTTGTTGGTACAGGCGGGAGTGCTGGTAGAGCGCGCCCATTCCCTGGATCAGGGTGCGCCGTAAGAGTGAGCAATTGTTCTGTAGCCTGCTAAAGCCAGGGGCGTAGGTCAGGGGAGTGGGGTTCAGTTCGTTGTCGCACAGAGCAAGGTAGGGGGCGTAGCAGTTAAATCCTTTTATGGTCAGGGCGTTGCCGGGCAGGTTGTCGGCCAGGTCGTTGCCGATGAAAAACATCAGTACCACCAGGTCCGGGTTATAATAACGTCCCTGTTCCCGGTAGTAGACCAGTTGTTGATTGGTGCCCCAGTTGACCACTCCGCCGCTAATTACCTCAAAGTTTTCTTCCCCCTGCCCCTGGTTGTTGAGCAGGTCTTCCAGAACCTGGTGGGTGGTTTGAGTTTCGTCCACCTGAAGGGCGTGCGTAAAAGAGTCGCCCAACACCAGGATACGAAAGGTATGGGGCGATTTTTCCAGGGCATGTTCGGTATCGTGCATGCCCAGCGAGTTAAAGGTCAATTCCTCTTGATATTGCTCGCTCTCGATGACGCCGTGAAAGTGCGGCGTGCCGATCCAGCCGTAAGTAGGATGACAGGTAAAAAATTGCCCGGTGTCTACACTGTAGGGCGGCGGCAGCAGCAGGCGAACCGCCAACTCAAGTAACAAGGTGGTGATGCACACACTGGTTAGGGCCAACAAAATACCGGCCGATATTCTTCTGGCCCGCGAAAATTTAAATTTTGTAGATGAGGTCAATGGCATTATCTCCTGGTGATCTCAATATCTCTTAGCCACAAAAAATCGTCGCCCGGTTGGCCGGCCCCGCCGGTTATTTTTAGGCGTTCCAGCGTGTCGGCCCGGTACAGGCCGATGATCAAGGGGTAGTGTCCCGGCGGCGTTTCCGGGTTGACCGGCAGGCGGAATTGACCCATCCCTCGCTGCCCGGCTCGCCAGATGGAGGTGGGCAGGCGGCAGGCTGGGTCGTCGTCTTGCTGGCCCCACAGGGTTGCGCCGTCGGTCAAATGAACAAAAGCCCGGTAATCCCTGCCCGGATTTTCCAGGGCCTGCCAGTATAGATCAAGATAAAGGGTTTCGCCAGCGGCAACAGTGGTCGTGGGCAGGTTATACCCCACAAACTTGATGGCCGAACCAAATTGAGCATCCCCTTTTTGGGTTGGTTCGGCTTGTTGGGCAAATTGGAGCGGGGTGGCCAGTTGGTCAAAAGTATCTTCGTACTTTTCCAGGGGGTAAACAGGTGAATTGATCAGAGTTTCTGCCTGCTTGGAGAAGATGCGCAGGCGAACTTCGCCCTCTCGTTGCACTTGCCCTGTTTCAACGTATTCGGTAGAGGGCGGCTCGTCCCCGGTAGAGCGAACAAAAAAATGGGCCGGGGTATTGTAACAAGAGCGAGCCTGGCCATAGTTGTACCAGATGGGAATAATAAAATCCTCGTTTATGCTGCGAAAGTCGCCGGAAAAGTGACCTTGCGCCCGCAGGGCGCCAATTGTTTTCCAGCCTTCACGTTTGGGGTAGCCAAAATAGGTTCTTGGTTGGGGCAAGTCGTCGTAAATCATTTCCCAGTTTGAGGATTCCCATTGCGTTTGCAGCCTGGAAAAAGACGTTTCAGTTTGTAGAAAAACGGCAACATTATAAACCACAACCAGAGTCACCAGCAGAACACCGATGATTAATCCAAAAACTTTAGCCGCAAGGCCCAGCATTGAAGGAGGACTTGTCGTCAAAATGTTTGTCCCTTTGTCCTCACGCCGCCAGCCTGTCGTTTTGCCGGTCAGAATAGCCCAGCCTGCCCCGGCCAGTAGCGCCGCGCCGGGGTAAATAATGTAAAGATGCGTGCGCGGATCGTCTACCAAAAAAACGTAGCCGATAAAGGGCAGGCCAACCATGAGCCAGGCTGTTCTGCTCTCAAGGGAGGGAGAAAGCCAGATATAGATCAGGCCCAGCAACAGCCAGGGTAATCCGGCCAGGCTCGATGAACCGCTCTGCCAAACTTCTGGTCGCCACAGGGTAGACCCGCCTAAAAGCGCCAGACCCAGCGCCGCCCAGCGCCATTTTTGGGCAAAACCCAACGTCTGCCCAACGGCAAAACTGAGCAGGCCCAGGGCCACCAGCGGCAAGTAAAAGTGAGAACTATAATCTTGGTCCAGTCGCCGCAATAGCTTGAGGTTGTTGTAAAGGAAACCCGGCTTAACGCGCGATTCGGCCAGGTAGGAAACAGTATGCTCAAATTCAGGATCAAGCAGGTAAGGGATGTAAAAAGCGGCCAATAGAGCCAGAAAAAGAAGTACTGCCAGAACCGTGACGGCCTTGCTGGGTTGCTCTTTTATTTGCCTGTTCAGGTTAAGCCAAATCAAGTAGCCCGCAGCCGGCAGCAACAGCAGCGCGTCGAAATGAGCCAGCAGACAGGCGGCCAGCAGGATGGCGGCCGGAATTTGCAGACGGGGTTGGTTCTCTTGCCAGGCCAGGTAGAGACAATAAATTGCCAGCGGCCCCAAGAAAAAGATGAGGGCCTGGTATTGCACCATCCGCCCAAAACCAATGGCGTAGCCATTGACCGCCCACAGCAGCCCGGCGATGAGGCCCGCCGGCCAGTTGAACCAGCGCCGCCCCATGAAAAAGAGAGTAGTTGCGCTCAAGATGCTGCTGAAGGCAAAGGGGAAGCGGGCCAGAGTTTCGTCAAGGCGGCCGGTCAGCAACCAAAAGGAGACCGGCGTAAGCATCTGCGCCGGGCCTTTGCGGTGCAAAAAGAGGGCGTAATCTTCGCCTTGCAGCAGGCGCACGCCCAGCATCAGGGCTTCGGCTTCGTCCTCGTGAAATTCGGCGTAGCCTAACCGGGGCAGGCGCAGCGCGGCGGCCAAAATCACCAGGGCCACAAAGATCAAGGTGAAATTTCGGGCAACAGGAGAGCGAGTGCCGCCGCGCTGCCGCCAAATAATGATCAAGCCCCCGCCGATGAGCACATTGTTGATGATAAGTAATTGGCTGTCGGTGAGAGGGCCGGGCAGGTAAACGGCCAGCATCGCGGCCAGCGTGGTCAGGGCCAGGGACAATCCAATCGCCAGCACCAGGCGTTCGGCCATATCATCCAACCGCACCGAAAAAGCTTGCAGCCAGACCCAACCAGACAAAAAGGCCAGCAAAATCAGGACTGCGGCATAGCGTAATTCTGGAGGGATTGGTTTGATCATTATCAAGCTATTGCCGACAATGAGCAAGACCAGTGGCCAGATATAGAATTGTCTGAGTTTGGACAAAACAGGCACAGTTTGCTCTGAGTTTGTGGGTTGGTGTAAAAAATTAATGGCTCTTCATCCAGATTACACCATCTTATCCAAAATAGCTGCTTTGGCAAACAGCTTGTCAAATGAAATTACCTTGGAGAAAATTGACTAATCCGCCTGATTCGATAAGCTAAGAATTGAAAATCAATTAACTTATCCCATTCGACGGGAGATTAGGACTGGCGTGAAGGAGATTGGAGATTTCAGGTCAATAATCTCTCCCTCTCTGATCTCCAATTTTCAAATAGAGAAGTTATTTGAGCGCCGTTCCTAAGAAGCTATGGTACCACCCCAAACAACCCGCTTTTTCTTAATTGTCATCACGCTCTTTAGCTTTTGCCTTCGGCTCTGGGGCATTCAATTTGGCCTGCCATTTGCTTACCACCCCGACGAACAGCAATACATTCTGCCCGCCATCGGCGTTGTTTCCGGAAATTTTCAACCCCTGGCCTACTATAATCCAACCCTGTACCCTTATTTTATTGGCGTGGTCTACACCTTAACTTACGCGGGCCTAAAACTTTTTAACGCTTTCCCCGCTTTTTTTGACTTGAACGCCGCCTGGAGCGAGCCGATGTTGCCCTGGATTACCGGCCTGGTGTACCTGGCCCGTTACACCAGTGTGGCGATGGGCGTTTTGACCACCTTAATGGTTTATCATTTGGGCCGGCGCGCCTACAGCCGCGAAACCGGCCTGGGCGCGGCCATCATTTTTGGCCTGGCTTTTCTCCCGGCCCGAGAAGCCCATTTTGCCGTAAGCGACGCGCCGGTGGCCCTGGGCGCGGCCGTAACCCTCTATTTTTGCCTCAACATTGTCAAACGCGCTCATCCATCTGATTATTTATGGGCGGGTCTAACCTTGGGCCTCTCCGCCGCCACCAAATATTCAGCCGGATTATTGGCGCTGCCGTTGGGCGCGGCCCATCTCCTCAGTCAAAGGTATCAACATTGGCCGGAGCGCCTCCGCCGGCTCTGGTTGGTTGGGCTGGCCGGTTTAATAGCGATTGCCAGCTATTTGCTGGTTTCCCCCTACACGTTGTGGCAACGAGAAGAATTTTGGGCCGATTTCAGTGAAAATCTTCAGTCGGCGCAAACCGGCTTTTTGGGGCTTGATCTCGATCCGGCTGGCGGAGCATTTTTTTATCTAAAAGGCTTGATCTGGGGATTTGGTTGGCCGCTGTTTGTGCTTTTCCTGGTCGCCGGGTTATTTGCCCTGTGGCGACATCGCCGCGCCGACTTGGTGTTGTTCGCCTTGCCCCTCATCGGTTTTTTCTATTTACAGCGACAAGAAATGTACTTTGTGCGCTGGTTAACGCCGCTACTCCCGCCAATGGCCGTATTGGCTGCCGAAACAATTTGGGTGGGGGTCAAACGGTGGAGCTTTTCCACCTTGTTGCGTTTCGTTCAGAATGATCCCTGGCCCAAGTTTCTGGGGTTACTGGTTATGCTTTTGTTGACCCTCCCCTCAACCTACGTGGCCTTATGCGCCGATCATGTTTTTAGCCAGCTCGACACCCGCACGGAGGCTTTGCATTGGATTAGTCAAAATATTCCGCCGGGTAGTAACCTGGCCGCCGCCGTGCTCGCGCCGCCGTGGGGGCCGCCCCTGGCCATGCCCGGTCTGAAAATTGGCCCTTATAACTTTGTCCCTGTGCCTGACGGGGGAGTAGCCGAGGTAGACCTCCAGCAATACCGGGCCTGGGGCGTGCAATACGTTATCGCCAGCAGTTTTCATTATGCCCGTCCTCTGCGCGATAAAGCTCACCAGGCGCAACTGGCCGCCCGTATGCAGGCCCTGGATGAAAATGCCGCACTCATCGCCCTTTTTCAACCCTACGTGGCTGAATATGACGGCTTTTTTTACCATGACCAGGTTTTTGGCCCGGCCGATGATACCCTCTATCGCCGCCGGCCGGGGCCGATTATCAAAATTTATCGTTTGCCATAACCGGGGTGAAAGAAAGATGTCAGTAGTCGTGATTATGCCCGCCTATAACGCCGCCCAAACCTTAGCAGTTACTTATGAAAGCATTCCCAGGGAAGTGGTGGATAAAGTGATCTTAACAGACGACGTTAGTGAAGATGAAACCGTGGAGATTGCCCGCAAGCTGGGCTTAAAAACCATAATTCACGTGCAAAACAAGGGCTATGGCGGCAATCAAAAAACCAGTTACCTGGAGGCGCTTAAGGAGGGGGCGACCATTGTGGTGATGCTGCACCCCGACAACCAATACGACGCCACCCGGATTCCCGCGCTCATTGAGCCAATCCGGCGTGGCGCGTATGATATGATGATTGGCTCCCGCTTTCTGGGCCGGGACACTCTGAAAGGAGGCATGCCGTTTTATAAATTCATCGGCAACCGTTTTTTGACCTGGTTGGAAAATTTGGTGCTGGGCCAGAACCTGAGCGAATATCATTCCGGTTTCAGGGCCTATAGCCGCCAGTTTTTAACCACTATCCCCTTTGTGCTCAATTCCAATGATTTTGTTTTTGACAGCGAGGTTTTGGCCCAGGCCACTGCCTTTAATTTCAAAATTGGCGAAATTGCTGTGCCCACCCGCTACTTCAAAGAGGCCTCCTCCATCAATTTCAAACGCAGCACGGTTTACGGCCTATCCACCGTGTGGACGATGGCCAAATTTTTGCTTTTCAAAATGGGCCTGTCCAAAAGCCCCCAATTTACCAAAACCTTGCCCCAGGTCATTAGTCGTTATCATTGGGCCGAAATTGAAAAGGGCGCATAACTGGCCGCCTACCTCAAACTGACGTATCCTCATGCCTTTCCCTGCTTCTGCTCTGCGCGGCTTCGTGGTATACTAAAGCTATGCACGTCATCGTCACTCATCCCAACGCAGATTTCGACGCCATCGCTTCCTTGCTGGGCGCATGGCGGCTTTACCCTGACGCTGCGCCGGTGTTGCCCAACACGGTCAACCGGAACGTGCGAGATTTTATTACCCTCTATGAAAATCAGCTACCCTTTGTGCGCCTGAGCGAATTGGAGCGCAAACCGATCAGCCGGGTTACCCTGGTTGATACGCAGCAGCCACCTACTCTCAAAGGGGTGGGGCCAGACACGCCTCTGCATATCATTGACCATCACGAACTGCACCAACGCCCTGCCCCGGCTACAACCGTCAGCCTGGCCGATACCGGCGCCACCGCCACCCTGCTGGTTGAACAAATCCGCAAGGCCTCTCTACCGCTCTCGTCAATCGAGGCCACCCTGTTTTTGTTGGGCATCTACGAAGACACCGGCTCGCTGACCTACGCCAATACCACCCCCCGCGACCTGCAAGCCGCTTCCTGGTTGTTGTCGGAAAAAGGCGCGCGCCTTGACATCATGCGCGAGTATCTCAATTACGCCATGAGTGACGCCCAAAAACTATTATATGAGCAGTTGGTGGAAAACCTGGAAACCCGTACCACCCACGGCCACACCGTTATCATTGGCCTGGCCAGTATTGACCGTTACGTGGAAGAAGTGAGCACCTTGGCGCATCGTTTGCGCGACTTATACCAGCCGGAAGCCCTGTTTATTTTCATTGAGATGAGCGACCATGTGCAGATGGTGGCTCGTTCCACCAGCGAGGCCATTGATGTAGCCCATATCGCCGAGTTTTTTGGCGGCGGCGGTCATCCCCGGGCCGCGGCGGCGCTCATTAAAGAAAAATCGCTGCCCGACCTGCGTAAAGAGCTGCTCAAATTGCTGGAACTGGAAGTGCAGCCGGCCACCACCGTGGCCCAGGTAATGTCCAGGGGCGCACGTACCCTGGCCCCTACTCACACGGTGCGCCACGCCGCCGAAATGATGAACCGTTACGGCCACGAGGGTTTTCCGGTAGTTGATCCAAACACGGGCCAAATTGTGGGCGTGCTCTCGCGCCGGGAAATTGACAAAGCTTGCCGCCACCGGCTGGAAGGCGCGGTTATCAGCCAGTTCATGAAAAAAGGTGAGTTTTTTGTCACGCCCGCCGATGGCATTGACGCCGTGCAAAAGCTGATGACCGAACAGGGTATCGGCCAGGTGCCGGTGCTCAACCACTCCGGCGGCGAAGTGATGGGCATTGTCACCCGCACCGATTTGATCAACCTGTGGCAGATGGCCAACGGCGAAGCGCCGGCGGCGCCCAACCTCACCCCGCAATTAGAAGAAGCCCTCTCGCCGCCACTGCTGCAATTATTGCGCGAGGCTGGCGAGTTGGCCGTGGGCCAGGGCGACACCCTCTATCTGGTGGGCGGGTTTGTGCGCGACCTGCTGCTGACCATGTTGGCCGAGGATGACGACGCGGCCAAAGCCAGGGTCAGCCCGCGCTTTGATCTGGATTTGGTGGTGGAAGGGGACGCCATTATGCTGGCGCGGCAGCTGAGCGAACGGCGTGGCGGGCGAGTCCACAGCCATAGCCGTTTTGGCACGGCTAAATGGATTTTGGCCGACCCTATTCCTTTTGCTCCGCCTTCCGGCGACAACAGGGCCACGCTGGCCTCGCTTGACTTTGTGACCGCCCGCACCGAATTCTATCGCCATCCCTCGGCTTTGCCGGAAGTGGAGCAAAGTTCCATCCGGCAAGACCTGCATCGCCGTGATTTTACCATCAATACCCTGGCCCTGCGCCTGGCCCCCGACTGTTTTGGCGAATTGCTTGACTTTTACGGCGGCCAGAACGATCTGGAGGTACGGCTCATCCGGGTACTGCATAGTCTCAGTTTTGTGGAAGACCCCACCCGCATGCTGCGCGCCGCCCGGCTGCTGGCTCGTTTGGAGTTTACCCTGGAAGAGCGCACCGCCGAATTATTAAAAAATGCCCTGGACCTGCTCCGCCGGGTTAGCGGCGAGCGTATTTTTAACGAATTGGCCTTGATTTTTCGGGAAAGGCATCCCGAAAAAGCTTTGGGGGAACTCGACCGGCTGGGGATTTTAGCGGCTATTCATCCCGGTCTGCTGGTTGACGAGTGGCTCATCGAGCGGGTGAAGCTGTTGCGTCACCTGGCCGAAACGCCCTGGGCTGAAATCACACCTGATACGGCGCACTATTTGGGTTTGATGTCCTTTTGGCTGGCCGGCGACGAGTTGGCCGAATTGATGCAGCGCCTGAACCTGCGTTCCGACCAGCGGGCGATGCTCAACAGCGCCTATCAAATCAGGTCGAATCGCGCGGCCATTGCCGGAGCCAAAAAAGCCAGCCGTCTCTATCAACACCTGGCCTCCACCTCCGACGACGCCCGGCTGATTGCCTGGCTGGCCCTGCAAGGCGAGGATGACGCGGTGTGCCGGCAACTGGCCCGTTTCCAGACCGAGCTACGCGATGTGACGCCAGTGATTGACGGCAACTATCTGCGGCAAGAATTCCAACTCCAGCCCGGCCCTCTCTACCGGGTCATTCTGGAAACTCTCCGTAATGCGCGGCTGGATGGCCTGGTGTCCACCCTGGCCAATGAACGGGCGCTGGTGGATCAGCTACTATCCGAACAGAGGTGATGAATGAAAACATTAGGCATTGTTGTCCCCATTGTAACCCCCTGCACCCGTACCGGCGAACCGGATTTGGACGGTTTCAGGGCTGTCTGTCATTACGTTTTGGGTGCAGGTTGTCATAGTATTTTTGTGGGCGGCAGCACGGGGCGAGGTCCCTGGTTTAGCCGCCGCGACCGGGCCGGGGTCTGCCGGGCGGCAGCCGACTTTATTGGCCCCGATACGCCCTTGCTGGCCGGCTGTATGGCGACCGGACTGGACGATATGTTAGAAAATGCCCGGGCGATGGCTGACGCCGGCGCTCACCTTGCCGTGGCAACGGCGCCGGGATATTTTGATTACAGCCAGGCGGAAATAGAAACCATCCTTACGAAATTTGCCGATGCCAGCCCCCTGCCTGTGGTAATCTATGATATTCCGGTATTTGCCAAAGTGAAACTGGATTGGGAAATGGTGCAGCGCCTGGCCCGCCATGAAAATATCATTGGGTTCAAGGATTCCAGCGGCGACTTCAGCCGCTTCAAATCCCCCGTCAGGCTTGTGGATGAAATTCCCGATTTCCAGTTGCTGCAAGGTAAAGAGAGATCTTTGGTTGATTCCCTGCTGGCCGGGGCAAAGGGCTTTGTCGTCAGTATGGTCCAGGTTGATGCCCGACCGTACGTGGCCCTTTATCACGCTGTGCAGGCTAAAGAAATAGCGCCGGCTCACCGGCTTCAGGCCGCCGCCAGCCGGGCGATGGACCTGTTTGATCAGGTGATAGCGCAGCGACCGGCCACCTCAACGCTATTTCATTTCCTCAATTGGGCCTTGCAACATCGCCATATCTGTAACAACATTCTGTTGCCCCACGAGGGTGATTGTCCCCAGATGATTAGTGATATGGCCGGTCAGACAATTAGAATTTACGAGGAGGCGATCCAAACAGTTCAGAGCCGGGGTGGCTGAGCGCGTTCCTTTAAATCCCCGCCACTTTACTCCGCCGCTCCAGCAACACTACATCTCGCCACACGCCGTTCATCTGGCCAATCCGTTCTCTGACGCCCACTTCTCGAAAGCCGCAGGCTTGGTGCAACGTAAGGCTGGCGATGTTTTCGGGAAAAATGCCTGCTTGCAGCGTCCATATTCCGGCCCGTTCCGATTCGGCAATCAAGGCTTGCAGCAGCGCCTTGCCGATACCCTGCCCCCTGGCTGCCGCCGCCAGGTAAATGCTCACCTCGGCCACGCCCCGGTAAACAAACCGCCGCGACACCGGACTCAAGGCCGCCCAACCCACCACCAACCCATTGCTTTTGGCCACCAGCCGGCAATCCGGCAAGTGGTTTTTATCCCACGCCGCCCAATCAGGGACCTTTGTTTCAAAGGTGGCCTGGCCCGTATCCAGCCCCTCCCGGTAGATGGCTTGCACGGTTGGCCAGTCTTCTGGGGGGTGCATTTTTTCTGTAGTGAAGTTCATGATTTTTTACCTGGGTTGGGAACCATAAAGTTCGGCCAGACGCGTTTCCACTTCCGGCAAGCTGGGGATGCTTTCCATGCCCCTTTTTTTAACGGAGAGTGAGGCGCAGGCATTGGCAAATTGGGCGGCCTGGATAAAATTTCTGGTTTCATAGTACCGGATAAAAAAAGCGGCGGCAAAGATGTCGCCGGCGCCGGTGGGGTCAACCTCCACTTCAGGCTCAACCGGCACGTGGGTCTCCTGTCCTTGATAATACACCCGGCAGCCCTCCGGCCCTACTGTTTCCACGCCCACTTGGGCCGAGTTGAGAAAATGAGCCAGAGCAGCGCGGTCGCCAAACACATCGGCCAGGCTGAGCACCAACACGTCAATTTTTGAGAGCCAGGTTTCCAGGTGGGGGTGGGGTTGGTAGATCACTTGGTAGGCGGCGTCCTGGCCTCGCAGCCAGCCCTGCATGGTAACGCACACCAAACTATTCGGAAACCGGCCGCACAGCGTGGGCGACAACTCCTGGGCCAGGGGAGCCAGGTGGACAAGGGGCGCGTTGCGCCAGGCCGGGGGCACATCTTGGAGCGATAACGAGGCGCTGCTGGCCAGCCATTTCTGCTGCCGGACGCCATGTTGATAGGTATTTTCAAAGGTAGTGCTTTGACCGGCAGGGATAGTGCTGAGGGTAATGCCCTCTAAGGCGGCCAGGGAGGGCAGGTCGGGGCCGTAACTGGTTACGGCGGCAGTGTGGCAGCCCAATTTGTGGGCGGTCAAGGCCGAGTAGCTGCAGGTCCCACCCAGGATAGCCCCGGTGGGCGTATTGTCTCTGGCTACGTGACCGATGATGAGATAGGTGGGGATAGGCTTGTACACCATGCATCAACCTGAAGTGGAATTGGCGTAGGCTTGAAACAATCGCTCCGGCGCATTATGGGGCACAATCACGTTGAGGGCCAGGGGCGCCACCTCAATTTCTATGGGTGTGGCCCCAATGGGGTCGGCGTCAACGTGTACGGGCAAGGTCTCTTTGGTTGACAGGCGCAGGCGCGTGGTCCGGTACAGGTGAAAATCGGGGTCTTTGACGTGCTGCCTGAAGGTAAGGCCAAGCACGTGTTTGATGGTTGAGGGCCAGCGATGGCCGCTCATCACCGCCACGTCCAGCAGGCCATCGTCCATTTTGGCTTCCGGGGCAATGCGCCAGAGCCGGCCGTAAAGCTGGCCGTTGCTGGCCAGGGCCATTAAAACTCTCTGTTTTTCGGTGCCGTTATCTGTGGTAATGGTGGCCTGGGTGCCCATAAAGTCAAACGTAACCATCAGGCCGGCTACCACCCAACTGGCGTAGTTTAGCTCGCGCACGGGCGTAGAAGGTGATTTGGCCTGGGTAATGGCCGCGTCCAGGCCAATGCCGCACCACATCAAAAAGTAACGGCTGGCGCCATTGGCCAAATGCAAACGCCCCAAATCTATCCGGCGGCGACGGCCGGCCATAATGAGTTTGACCGCCTCGGTGACGGCGTCAAAGTGAAGGGGACTCCAGATGGGGATACCTAAATCAGCGGCGTAAACATTGCCCGTCCCCGCCGGCACTACGGCCAGGGCGGTATTTGTGCCGGCCAGTCCATTACAAACCTCATTTATTGTGCCGTCGCCGCCCACGGCCACGGCCACCTCAAAGCCGGCCGCGGCGGCCTGTCGGCTTACCTGAATCCCGTCGTCCTTTGCTTTTGTTTCAACACGTTCAACTTTACAGCCCTGTTTTGCCAGTTGGTTTGCCGCTTTGACCACCTGTTTTTGAAATGTGCTGCCCACCCCGCCGGCGGCGGGATTAACAATAAAGCAAACTTTCACCCCTCGCCTCCGGCCTGTTGTTTTTTAAAGTCCACAAAACGGTAGCCGATGCCCCGTTCGGTTAAAATATAGCGGGGATTGGCCGGGTCCGGCTCAATTTTTTGGCGCAGGTAGGTGATGTAAAGCCGCACATATTGGCTTTCGTCTTGGTACTCAAACCCCCATACTTTAGAAAGAATGGTTTCATGGCTAAGGGTGTAGCCTGCGTTTTGCACCAGGTGGTAAAGCAGGCGGTATTCGGTGGGGCGGAGTTTGATGGGCTTTCCGTCCACGTATACCTGCCGGTGATTGAAGTCAATCTGGAGATAATCGTCTACTTTAACCCATGATCTGCTGCCGGGGCCAGGCGAATCCATTTCGGTGCGGCGCAAGACGGCCTTGATGCGGCTGGCTAATTCGCGGGGGCTGAAGGGTTTGGTTACGTAATCGTCTGCGCCCAGTTCCAGCCCTTTTACCTTGTCTTCTTCTTCATCGCGCACGGTCAGCATGATCACCGGCACGGTTGAGGTTTCCCGGATGATGTGCAGCGTTTCAAAGCCGTCCAGGTCCGGCATCATCACGTCCAGCAGCACCAGGTCGGGCAAGTCTTCGCGCACCCGGTTTATGGCTTCCAGGCCGTTGCTGGCTTCAATAACCCGGTAGCCTTCCAGTTCAAGATTCATCTGCATAAAACGCCGCATGCGGGCTTCGTCGTCGGCAATTAAAATCAGTTTTGTGTCTTCTTTAGCCATAATTATCTGCCTTCCAATAACGACCAACGACGAATGACCAACGAGCCACGAATAATCAAGTTCGTCCTTCGTTGTTCGCCATCTTTTGTTCGTGCCTTGAGGGAACCAATTTACACTTTGGGTCGTCTTATCTGCAACAGGCGCACACCTAATATTATCTAAAGGAGATGAAAGATGTCAATTCTTAAGACAACCCATAGAATAGTACGCAGTCTTGTTTTGTTGGTTTCAGTAGTATTCCTTATCTCCGCTTGC encodes:
- a CDS encoding dihydrodipicolinate synthase family protein produces the protein MKTLGIVVPIVTPCTRTGEPDLDGFRAVCHYVLGAGCHSIFVGGSTGRGPWFSRRDRAGVCRAAADFIGPDTPLLAGCMATGLDDMLENARAMADAGAHLAVATAPGYFDYSQAEIETILTKFADASPLPVVIYDIPVFAKVKLDWEMVQRLARHENIIGFKDSSGDFSRFKSPVRLVDEIPDFQLLQGKERSLVDSLLAGAKGFVVSMVQVDARPYVALYHAVQAKEIAPAHRLQAAASRAMDLFDQVIAQRPATSTLFHFLNWALQHRHICNNILLPHEGDCPQMISDMAGQTIRIYEEAIQTVQSRGG
- a CDS encoding N-acetyltransferase; translated protein: MNFTTEKMHPPEDWPTVQAIYREGLDTGQATFETKVPDWAAWDKNHLPDCRLVAKSNGLVVGWAALSPVSRRFVYRGVAEVSIYLAAAARGQGIGKALLQALIAESERAGIWTLQAGIFPENIASLTLHQACGFREVGVRERIGQMNGVWRDVVLLERRSKVAGI
- a CDS encoding CBS domain-containing protein, giving the protein MHVIVTHPNADFDAIASLLGAWRLYPDAAPVLPNTVNRNVRDFITLYENQLPFVRLSELERKPISRVTLVDTQQPPTLKGVGPDTPLHIIDHHELHQRPAPATTVSLADTGATATLLVEQIRKASLPLSSIEATLFLLGIYEDTGSLTYANTTPRDLQAASWLLSEKGARLDIMREYLNYAMSDAQKLLYEQLVENLETRTTHGHTVIIGLASIDRYVEEVSTLAHRLRDLYQPEALFIFIEMSDHVQMVARSTSEAIDVAHIAEFFGGGGHPRAAAALIKEKSLPDLRKELLKLLELEVQPATTVAQVMSRGARTLAPTHTVRHAAEMMNRYGHEGFPVVDPNTGQIVGVLSRREIDKACRHRLEGAVISQFMKKGEFFVTPADGIDAVQKLMTEQGIGQVPVLNHSGGEVMGIVTRTDLINLWQMANGEAPAAPNLTPQLEEALSPPLLQLLREAGELAVGQGDTLYLVGGFVRDLLLTMLAEDDDAAKARVSPRFDLDLVVEGDAIMLARQLSERRGGRVHSHSRFGTAKWILADPIPFAPPSGDNRATLASLDFVTARTEFYRHPSALPEVEQSSIRQDLHRRDFTINTLALRLAPDCFGELLDFYGGQNDLEVRLIRVLHSLSFVEDPTRMLRAARLLARLEFTLEERTAELLKNALDLLRRVSGERIFNELALIFRERHPEKALGELDRLGILAAIHPGLLVDEWLIERVKLLRHLAETPWAEITPDTAHYLGLMSFWLAGDELAELMQRLNLRSDQRAMLNSAYQIRSNRAAIAGAKKASRLYQHLASTSDDARLIAWLALQGEDDAVCRQLARFQTELRDVTPVIDGNYLRQEFQLQPGPLYRVILETLRNARLDGLVSTLANERALVDQLLSEQR
- a CDS encoding glycosyltransferase family 2 protein — its product is MPAYNAAQTLAVTYESIPREVVDKVILTDDVSEDETVEIARKLGLKTIIHVQNKGYGGNQKTSYLEALKEGATIVVMLHPDNQYDATRIPALIEPIRRGAYDMMIGSRFLGRDTLKGGMPFYKFIGNRFLTWLENLVLGQNLSEYHSGFRAYSRQFLTTIPFVLNSNDFVFDSEVLAQATAFNFKIGEIAVPTRYFKEASSINFKRSTVYGLSTVWTMAKFLLFKMGLSKSPQFTKTLPQVISRYHWAEIEKGA
- a CDS encoding ribokinase; protein product: MVYKPIPTYLIIGHVARDNTPTGAILGGTCSYSALTAHKLGCHTAAVTSYGPDLPSLAALEGITLSTIPAGQSTTFENTYQHGVRQQKWLASSASLSLQDVPPAWRNAPLVHLAPLAQELSPTLCGRFPNSLVCVTMQGWLRGQDAAYQVIYQPHPHLETWLSKIDVLVLSLADVFGDRAALAHFLNSAQVGVETVGPEGCRVYYQGQETHVPVEPEVEVDPTGAGDIFAAAFFIRYYETRNFIQAAQFANACASLSVKKRGMESIPSLPEVETRLAELYGSQPR